The following DNA comes from Lujinxingia sediminis.
TATCTTCGAGCAGGGCGTCGGTGTGGTAGAAGCTGTTGTTCACCCGCTCGAAGTCATCGGACGTGCAGTCGCCGCCGTCGGCGCGCACCATCGTGCCTACGATCGCTGGCCCGCCCGGTCCCGGTGCTCCCGGGTACTGGATGCGCTTGCCGACCATGTCGCGGGGGCGCTCGATGCCCGAGTTTTTCAAAAACATCACGCCGCCGTTGGTGTGCAGAAAGCGGGCAAAGCCCACCACGGCATCGCCTTTGGCCTTATCTTCCACCAGGTGCAGGGGCTCGGTGATCGCCACCTCCATCTCGCCGCGCGCAATCGCGTCGACGGCGTCGAGGTGCTCGGCGGGCTCAATGAGTTCCAGCTCGATGCCGGCATCCTTGAACCAGCCTTTGCGCTGGCCAATGAGAAAGGGCAGGTGATCGGGGTTGAGGAACCATTCCAGTCCCAGTCGCAGCTTTTGCATCGTAGACCTCGATAATTAGGGTGCGGTGCATGTAGGTGAACGTACGCAGCGATCGCAGATTCGCGGCGAGGAGGCAAGGTGGGAGGTGGGGAAGGTTGGGGCGTTCGGGGAGTTTCGGGGGTAAGAGATACGACCGGATGCAAAAACGCCACACGGCACCTGGGAGGTGCGGTGTGGCGTTCTTTCAAACATATAAAAATGAAGCGATGCCACCAGAGCTAGTCGATGATCTGATCCGCGCGTTGGGGGCAGTGCGAACCTTCGGGGGCGATGGTTTCGTAGTACTCAAATCCGAGACCGGCTGGCCAGCCAATCTCCGTGAGACGGTCTTCGGGAACGCACACGATGTCATAAAGACACTGACCGGTGTCCTTCTCATATTTAATGGGCCACCAGAGGCAAGGCGTCTCTCGGATCATGGTCTCGGTAGGGTTGTTGATGTCGAGCCATATGGCCGGATTTCTGCAGTACGAGTAATACTCGGGGATGGGGCCGGTGTCTCCAAAATGTTCGTCGCAATACTCCCAGCTTCCGCCGAACCCGTCTTCGGTGCGAATGCAATAGGGACCGCGGTAACCATTGAAGTTATGATCCATCCACTCATAATAGGCTTCGGAGTAGAGGAAGTAGGCGCTGTCTGTGCAAAGAGGAAGTTCAGGTGGGGTGGGTTCTTCGAAACTAAATACATCGTGATTTGCATTGCCATCGTTTGATGTGGCCTGAGAACAGGCCAGCGTCGACGCAAGCATGATCGTTTTTATAAGCCGTGCTGATGTCTGCATCGATCCCGCCTGAGGTTGTGGGGCCCGTAATCTAGTATTCTTTCAAATAAAACGTCGGGCGTCGCGGTGCATTGTGTTGTGATGTGTGTGTTGGATCAGCCCTCACTCGGTGGTTGCGGCCCGAGTCCGGGATTATTGTTTTCTTCAGGACACCCATCGTAAAAGTCTAAATCAGACCCTTCGGGCCAGCCGATCTCATGCAGGCGGTCGCGCGGGACACATGCAAAATCGTGGAAACAATTGCCTTCATCATCTTCGCCGAGAAGCGGCCACCAGGTACAGGGGGGTTGGCGATTAAGTTGCGTGCCGTCAGAGGTCGAGATGATCGGGTCCTTGCAGTGGTAATAGTACTCCTCAATGGGTTCAGATGAGCCACAATGCCTCGACGTACCTCCAAATCCATCGTCGCGAACGCAATAGGGGCTTTTGTCGGCGTGTTTTAATAGACTCCATTGCAACATATAATCGGTCTGAAATTCCATTTGATCCATATCTGTGCAACGTGGTGGGCGAACGTCGACATCTTGATCGCCAGCATCCTCAGCGTCCACGGAAGACGCTTCGGAGCAGGCGACAAGGGCCACACAACACACGCCACATAGAAATTTTGATAAACGATAAAACGCACGCATAGATCTCCTGAAGACGATGGGGTGCGGGGGCTTAAGATAGCTGTGCATTCACCCTGTGGGGGGAGGGCGTTGTGGTCAAGGTGGAATTTCGCCATTCGTTAAGACGGGAGGGAGGCCGGATGGCGAGACGTTGGCGAGGATGGGGTAAGTTGTCGCGTGCAAAAGGTTTTTCTGGAGGGCAGTCGTGCGTCAGCTGAACCCGCGAGCGGGCGGCAGGTGGGCGCTACGAAAAGAGCGCGATTGCGACTTGAAACTTGAAAGCAACGCCGCCTCATGGGTAGGTTCTGCGCGAGATGGCCTCCGTTGGCGGTGCGCGTGGCGCGCGCGGCCAGGGTATGAGCGCCAGGCAACCCGCAACATCAGGACGAAAAAATGAGCGCTTACGCAGAGTTGGCAGAGCATTTTGGGAAGATCGGTCGGTTGGGCGACGCCGTCGGCGTGCTCTACTGGGATATGGCGACGATGATGCCGGCCGGGGGCGCCGAGGCGCGTAGCGAGCAGATCGCGACCTTGCGGGTGATTCACCACGAGCTGCAGACCGACCCCAAACTCGCCGCACTTTTCGAGCAGGCCGATGGCGAGTCGCTGGACGCCTGGCAGAAGGCCAACGTCGAGGAGATGCGCCGGCAGTACACGCACGCCACCGCCGTGCCCTCGGATCTGGTGAGCCGGTTGAGCCGCAAGGGCG
Coding sequences within:
- a CDS encoding ABC transporter substrate-binding protein, with product MQKLRLGLEWFLNPDHLPFLIGQRKGWFKDAGIELELIEPAEHLDAVDAIARGEMEVAITEPLHLVEDKAKGDAVVGFARFLHTNGGVMFLKNSGIERPRDMVGKRIQYPGAPGPGGPAIVGTMVRADGGDCTSDDFERVNNSFYHTDALLEDKADVATLAFYNFEVVEARHRGVDADFFALKDWGVPDFCQLILITSPALLDEKRDVFDALLKVMGRGIDFIHQHPKEARAIYNEATENSLDTELGQAIFDATVPCFTFDFSMSEDYYGQLEAWMAENALIKSRPGKSTYWTNALVLR